AGACATAccataaaacttatcaagaaGCAATAAGACCTCCCTGATTCCCTCAGCCTTTCCATCCAGGAGGATGACAAAAATCATAAGCAAAAGAGAGTCGCATAAGGAAGCAAACGTGATCGCCACGGCGCAAGCACCCATAAGAGAGAATCTCTCTagacgagagagagaatgcCTCTTGCCATGGCTTGGAAAGGCGCGCTTTCCGGCAGGCCAGAGATTAGTCAGCCGGTGAGCTGGAGCTTATCATGTTCTCCTCCTTAATTTCTCAAAAGTGCTTAATGTTCGGCCATTCTCGATTGATCCGAGATTTGGGAATCACTTCTGCTAACCTCAAACCTGGAACTAAAGTGACAAAAACGTGGAATTTTACAATCATTTCAGACATATTCTGAGTCACCCGtccagggaacaaaaagaagGCAAGGTTAAATTTCACATttgttctctcttctctctctctctctctctctgtgacccACAAGTTGAGGGAACACGTGAGAACGGAGGAGAGGCTTTTGATTGTGTCCTGTCACAAAAGGCCTCCGCGAGCCTCACGAAGGAAAAGCGACTTGAGTAGAGGTTGGGGTTTGCTAGTGCCCCTACTCCCTCCCACCGATAGCGACCCAGCATCGCCCTTAAAATATTCAATCCGAATATTTTTAAAACAGCAGATAAAAAAGTTGCCACCTTCATGGAAAGATAATGTAAATCTTATAAACCAGCCACGTGAATTACGTTAACGTCCCAATTTTAGATGTAAGCCGAATCAGAAATTGACATGTGGTGTTTGACATGACTTTTCGGTTAAAACCTGACTTTCGAATTATGTTagaagcccaaaaaaaaaaatatgcattaATAATAACACTTCTACATCTTTGTAGATTTCTTGtttaatttctcattttaaTGTGCCCTCGAAATGCATAATCAATTCGTTTTTAATTCGATTTGTTAGAATAGTGAAACGACAGATTATTAACTTTTTATACTTAGCTGCTATAAAAGTTTTCTAAAACACTAgtaaataaaatcttaaaaaaaaaaaaaatctcttttcatgttttccagtaaaataaatgaaaagggaggagagagagaaagatggagaGAGACTCGTGGGGCTAGGGGAAGCAGGCATGTGGATGAGTGGGGGACACGCCCAAGCCATCAATTCAACCTTCTCACCCCAAATAATTGAGTGCCTGGTTTTGacaacaaatattaaaaaatagagaaatcataATATACCCAACTCCTCTTTTCATTGAtcgaaaaatagataaatactAATCAAGTCGCACAATATATTGagctagaaaaaaaattgatcatcaTTCTTCTGTAACTCAAgcataaattttcaattatgtatTCATGGTTTTCTGGAAATGGTCTTCTGTaccttttgttttgtgaaatgaGTGTTTAAAGATAATGTGACAAGCAGATTTCAGCCAAATgtatcattttcttcttcttcttcttcttttttaaattaaggaAATGGGTCCTATTCAACTGCGCCCTGGTCtgtacaaaaaaattgtttcctctctctctctccctctctctctccatctcttccCCATGCCGCTTTGCTTAGTTTTGTACTGCAACTGATCAAAAAAGCGTGAGAGCGAGTGCTCAGAGACTCAGAGTCGCAAGTGAGGAGACAAgtgagaagaaggagaagaagaaggaagctgAGGTCACCGCAAGGTACCGCAAAGCTTTGATttttacctctctctctccccctcacatTCCTCGCAAGAAGCAGggctctctgtttcttttttcccataTTCCTGTGCGTCACTGTTCTTTTCTTGAAGAGGATGCCTAGACCTGGCCCAAGACCTTACGAATGTGTTAGGAAAGCTTGGCACAGTGAGAGACACCAACCCATTAGAGGTTCTCTTATCCAAGATATTTTCAGGTCCATCTTTGACTTtcaactgtttttttttctttttcttttttaatttgtttgttcGGCTTCTTCTGAAAATGCTTGTGTATTTGCATGTCTTGTTTGGTGGTAATCCGTGCTGGTTTGTTGGAAATTTAGAGTTGTGAACGAGATTCATAGCTCATCTACTAAGAAGAACAAGGAATGGCAAGAGAAGCTTCCTGTTGTTGTCCTGAAAGCTGAAGAAATCATGTACTCCAAGGCCAACTCTGAGGTAATAGTAgttctttggttgtttcaaacCTCGAAGTTTTCTGTCAAACCTCGTCTGAGACTACAGAGAATCCAAGAATTGAACCTAATCTTGTACATAGTGGAGGGTGTGCAttgattgatttctttttgaCTACCTCGAATGCATTCGAAATAGGCAGAGTACATGGATCTTGAAACGCTTCTGGACCGTACAAACGATGCTATCAACACAATAATCAGACTTGATGAGAGTACTGAAACTGGAGACCTACTGCAGCCATGCATTGAAGGTGACAAAACCTGAGtgcatcttttttcttctttcttttttctggttttCTTGTAAAGCTCTCATCTTTATCTTCCCTATGATTGGGCTCTTGCAATGTATGATCTGTATGGCTTAGTTGGTGTGGATTCTTGATTTGCAATGTCTATGCTCAGGCTCACTTTGTcgtgtgatgtgatgtgattcaCTATGTTTTGACTCCGTATATTGTTTGCGTCCAAGCTAATTTTTTCACCCTTCACCTTTTTAAGTCAAATTGTATAATTCGTTCATTCTCTTTTAGTTATGCGTAATAACTCTTCTTGTAGCTGCCCTTACTCTCGGCTGCACGCCAAGAAGAGCCTCGAGGAGCCAAAGGAACAATAGCCCTCAGCGATATCTGAGCGTGAATTATCAGGAACAGACAGGTGATCCTCATGGCATTATGGAGAAGGCTAGTCCAGGAAATCAGACTATTACTTCAGACCCAGTTTTGTTGTATCCAAATCATTCGAGACTTGGGTCAATTAATTCAGCTAAACCGAACTATACATCTTTTATCCATAATGTGGACCGGGCGTCACCCGCTCAAGTTCACCCTGCATTAAAATCATACTCGGTTTATCCCTTGTATTATCAAGGCAGTCGCCCACAACCCAAAACAAATCCATCCCATTTTGGACCACTGTGCTCCCGCTCCAACACCATGAGAAATTTTCGAAGCTACCCAGTTGAAAACTTAGATGCATCAACGATATTCAAGCCGCCACCCGAGATCGTGTGCGATCTGTCTTTGCGATTGGGCCCTCATTTGGTCGAAGGTATTGGCACCGAAAAAAGTCAACCTCAAGAGATTGTAGACATGGGCTGTGATGGTGCTCGGGAAGCAAGCACATTATGTGACCAAAGACAGGGAAGAGATTGCCAATTTCCATTCTTACAGCGGGAAAATGCGGATCATTCATCTTCCATGTTCTCGACCAAAAGGAGTTTCCAGCATGAGCAATTGAAAGGAGACCAGCCTGTGAGAAAGAAGAGTGCTCTTTGTGGTTATTATGTGGAGGATCACCAGTGTCGTTGGCAACCAAAGCATCCACTTAAGCATAACAATGAAACATTGAGAAGCTCAGGTTTGTAGATCCATCATGCTTGGTGTATGCAGCTGAAATCTTCTGCGAAGAGCTAGCTTAATGTGTGGTTGCAAATGAACCTGCTAGTTTCGGTAGGATCAGTAGTGCTAATGTGTATACTGAACTTGGTTTTTGGGTAGGCTCCTGACTAAGCATTTGGTTGTACAAAATTAGCATGCATTAGTCATGCAACCTTAGTGAACAAATCTGATGATATGTCTTCTGATGAGTTGTTTGCCGTCAGATGATGAAGTGTGACTAGGTGTAGCAGTTGAATGTACTTTGAAACAACGGTTTATCTTCGAAGAGGTTAGATTATGTGGGGAGAACATACGAAACATGTCTGCTTTTGTTGGCGATATGCTCTAATATCATGTGAGAGCTGTAGGTGGACAAACTTGACAGTATACATAAATGAAGCAAAGAGAGGGCAGATGCAATGTATTCATGTATGCTGCTAGCTCATGAAGGGTTCGTACAGAAACTGGTCGGTACAGAAACTGGTCTTTACCATCCGATCCTTGCGGTTGGGGGATCTCCGCCTGCTGATTCTGCCTATCCTGGCTTTTGGCATGTTCCTGAAGGATTCATCTGCAAAACCAATAACGCAAAattagaaagagagaaaattggtGGAAATCATGTGGAAAGGAGGGGAGGGGAGACGTGGCTACTCGGCGAACCTGGCAGCCCGGCAGTTGGTTTGCTAGGGAAACTGCTAATGGGGTGTCGTTTCAGTGGGTAGTCAGCGGGCCCGGTTCTGGTGGGTCGAGTAGTGGGCAGAAAGATTGATTTCGCGTTGAACATTGGGGGAGGGATGAAAAGTATGGACCCGGGGGGCTTCCTTCTGGGGTGAAGTTGTGGGGGACGATGTGCATGATGATGTTctcctccttttgcttttttgctttCGGATGGTCGGATGTGATTTGTgacgggagagggagagggccTCTTGGTTTCGTAAAGGGGCGTGAAAGTGATGGGTGAATGCGTGGTTCGGGCTTCTTTGCTTTTCTCGTATGGAGGGGGCGAGGGGGTTGATTTTATATCGAGGTCTTGGGATGGTGGTCGTGTCCTTTGACTCTTGTCCTGAGCGCAAAGATGGTTCGTCTCCATGGAGAAAATGCGGGgtcgtttctttcttttgtatgGTTCATGGTGAGAACGCTCACAAAGGAGGTAGGTACGAAACGCTCGAATCGACCTCTCGTTAAGTTATGCGAGAGTCAAAGTTGAGGTGAGGTGACCCATGTGTCGAGCTTTCTATTTGCGTACCCTCGAAACGATCAGCTGACTTTGCACGAGGGGCTAGATCAGGTGGCGATCCGAACACATTTTTTGGTAGGTACTTTTGGCTTATCTCACATGTGAGTACTCATTTTAGCAAAATTTATTCCACACAAGTCATTAGCTCATTTTGGACCCACATAATTTAATGGACGATCATGTGGATTGGGTTGATTTCCACAAAAGTCGAGAGTACCTGATAATGAGATTTTGCGAGACCAATTTAGTATTAGGAGTAGACTATTTTAGTTGAGTAGGCAAATAGAGtctagaaagatttgaattcaGGACCTCCAACTCTGATATCATATAAGATTTTGTGAGATTCgtgtcaattattttaaaaacttgggttttaaaatgaatgtgtgatttaatatttaattactctaacagTGGTAAGTGGACAACCATTCGTTACAGCTGGTTATGCACTTATTTTTAGCACATGTAGGTTTAACGCCATGAAGGTGGTGGCGAATAATCACAAAAACGGCGGATGAAAGTAGTAGAGGAGAGAACATAATGATGGGGATAAGTTGGGGGGATAAACATAAGAAATCGGAGGAGCAACGCCTCCTCAGTGGTCGTCGTCCGTCTTGAGGACATTGGCCTCGACCACCGAAAGACCTCGGATCCAAGGTCGTTAATGTCGTCGATGAACTGGCACCACCTTAGATATGACatgagatggagatggagggcTATGGTAGCGGCGATTGTGGTGGGATGttcttaatctattttagtCCACATTGTACAAGTCGTTAGATCATGCTGTAGATGATGTGGAATTCACATGATCTAAAAGCTCGTAAGAAGTGGGCCAACAAAGATGGAGAACCTGTAATTGCAGAAACGACTTTTCCTCTCGATATGCAGAGTCCTTTCCTCTCAACTTGCAGAGTTCCTTTACCCATGGCCACTCGTGGAAATTGAAACCCTAACCCCACAGCTCACTTTGAATTTTCTTCGCAcgctatttttttcctttaatcttCATCCAGGGCGGTCTTTTTCTGCTTCTCTTCCGAATCGCAGTGTTCGTGACAGCTGAGATTGTATCCAGAGGTGATGGCGGTCCGTTCTTGACGAAGAAGTCTTCCCTTCGTGCCTTCTCCCTCAGTCTCACTTGGGCGGTCTTCTTTGTTTATCTTCCGAATCACGGTGTTCGTGACAGCTGCGATTGTATCCAAAGGTGATGGTGGTCTGTACTTGACGAAGAAGTCTTCCCTTCGTGCTTGCTCCCTCTGTCTCACTTGGTATGTTTCACGGTTCAGTTACCTTCCCCTGTTTTCCTTGTCATCTTCTGAGACTTCGATCAGCGATTAAATTTTCATGTGGGGTCTTCGCATCTCTACGACTTTACCTGATTGTCCCTTACTGTGCGAC
This genomic stretch from Eucalyptus grandis isolate ANBG69807.140 chromosome 3, ASM1654582v1, whole genome shotgun sequence harbors:
- the LOC104437666 gene encoding uncharacterized protein LOC104437666 isoform X2, with amino-acid sequence MYSKANSEAEYMDLETLLDRTNDAINTIIRLDESTETGDLLQPCIEAALTLGCTPRRASRSQRNNSPQRYLSVNYQEQTGDPHGIMEKASPGNQTITSDPVLLYPNHSRLGSINSAKPNYTSFIHNVDRASPAQVHPALKSYSVYPLYYQGSRPQPKTNPSHFGPLCSRSNTMRNFRSYPVENLDASTIFKPPPEIVCDLSLRLGPHLVEGIGTEKSQPQEIVDMGCDGAREASTLCDQRQGRDCQFPFLQRENADHSSSMFSTKRSFQHEQLKGDQPVRKKSALCGYYVEDHQCRWQPKHPLKHNNETLRSSGL
- the LOC104437666 gene encoding uncharacterized protein LOC104437666 isoform X1, which encodes MPRPGPRPYECVRKAWHSERHQPIRGSLIQDIFRVVNEIHSSSTKKNKEWQEKLPVVVLKAEEIMYSKANSEAEYMDLETLLDRTNDAINTIIRLDESTETGDLLQPCIEAALTLGCTPRRASRSQRNNSPQRYLSVNYQEQTGDPHGIMEKASPGNQTITSDPVLLYPNHSRLGSINSAKPNYTSFIHNVDRASPAQVHPALKSYSVYPLYYQGSRPQPKTNPSHFGPLCSRSNTMRNFRSYPVENLDASTIFKPPPEIVCDLSLRLGPHLVEGIGTEKSQPQEIVDMGCDGAREASTLCDQRQGRDCQFPFLQRENADHSSSMFSTKRSFQHEQLKGDQPVRKKSALCGYYVEDHQCRWQPKHPLKHNNETLRSSGL